Genomic window (Alligator mississippiensis isolate rAllMis1 chromosome 4, rAllMis1, whole genome shotgun sequence):
GGCCAAGTTTTTTCCTGATCCTGTTGAGCAATTTCTTTGTGCCACGTAGCATGAGACCTGACAGCCTTTGTGCAACTTTTAATCTACACAGAGTCACTTCATATGTTGTCTGTGTACATGTCTAATCCTTTAATAAAACTCACTAAGCTGTTTACCTCAAGAATATTCAAGTTGTCATGTTCTCTTCCTGATAATCatccttctttctcttctctcctagGATTGTTGGGATCCTAATCTTGTCTGTGTGCGTGTTATTTGTATCTTTTAATACACTGCCCTAACTTGCTTGCCGTGAAGGGAGTATGCATCTGGAGATCAAAGTTGCTCTGAACTTCATCATCTCATACCTGTACAACAAGCTTCCCCGGAGGCGGGCAGACCTGTTTGGTGAAGAACTAGAGCGCCTGCTGAAAAAGAAATATGAGGGCCACTGGTACCCAGAAAAGCCGTTGAAGGGTTCTGGCTACCGCTGTGTCCACATTGGGGAGACAGTTGACCCAGTGGTGGAGCTGGCAGCCAAGAGGAGCGGACTGGCTGTGGAGGATGTGCGGGCCAATGTGCCTGAAGAACTGAGTGTCTGGATTGACCCTTTTGAGGTTTCTTACCAGATTGGTGAGAAGGGGTCTGTCAAGGTCCTGTATCTGGATGACAGTGAGGGCTGCAGCGCAGCTGAGCTGGACAAAGAAATCAAGAGCAGCTTCAACCCAGATGCCCAGGTGTTTGTTCCCATTGGTAGCCAGGATAACTCCCTGTCCAACTCTCCTTCCCCGTCCTTTGGCCAGTCGCCCAGCCCTACCTTCATCCCCCGCTCTGCCCAGCCCATCATCTTCACCACTGCCACCTTTGCTGCCACAAAGTTTGGGTCTACCAAGATGAAGAAGGgcggaggagctgggggaggtggaggaggagcaggagctcAA
Coding sequences:
- the TOB2 gene encoding protein Tob2, whose product is MHLEIKVALNFIISYLYNKLPRRRADLFGEELERLLKKKYEGHWYPEKPLKGSGYRCVHIGETVDPVVELAAKRSGLAVEDVRANVPEELSVWIDPFEVSYQIGEKGSVKVLYLDDSEGCSAAELDKEIKSSFNPDAQVFVPIGSQDNSLSNSPSPSFGQSPSPTFIPRSAQPIIFTTATFAATKFGSTKMKKGGGAGGGGGGAGAQQQQRMARSPTNNLLKHKGLSLSMHSLNFVGSNGSQASQSQLSPNAKEFVYSGGSPGTSSLFFDGVASENQASQFSASTSGSSSFDMPQVFGGSTNSLFLEKSPFVEGLSYNLNAMQYPSQSFQPVVLAN